One segment of Chelativorans sp. AA-79 DNA contains the following:
- a CDS encoding recombinase family protein, with translation MASPRTQPLSPPLPRRLIGYARVSTEDQLNDAQVDELKASGCRVVHQEHGSGASRSRPVLGKLIREIAAGDVLVVVRLDRLARSVSHLLEVIEQLEARGAHFRSLRDPIDTSTPQGMFSLQVLGAVAQLERALIAERTKAGMKAAKARGRLAGNPGLRERRPEAVRAISAARQRAYIDDLITSAQTWLPTVRRLRPQHSWDDVVRVLNRKGHDWTIERLRRAVHRLVRERIAEPALIKRAPRRPPEDRLMTLVAGIAIADPDLTLLEIGAQLERMHERTPRGGRQWQPSSVKALLDRARRLGLVVPDPARRS, from the coding sequence ATGGCCAGTCCACGCACCCAGCCCCTCTCCCCTCCCCTTCCGCGCCGCCTGATCGGCTATGCACGGGTTTCGACCGAGGACCAGCTCAACGATGCCCAGGTCGACGAACTCAAGGCCAGCGGCTGCCGCGTCGTTCACCAGGAGCATGGATCCGGCGCCTCGCGCTCAAGGCCGGTGCTGGGCAAGCTGATACGCGAGATCGCCGCCGGCGACGTTCTCGTCGTCGTGCGGCTCGATCGTCTCGCCCGCTCCGTCAGTCACTTGCTGGAGGTCATCGAGCAACTGGAGGCGCGCGGCGCACACTTCCGCTCGCTGCGCGACCCGATCGACACCTCGACGCCACAGGGCATGTTCTCGCTACAAGTGCTCGGGGCGGTCGCCCAGCTCGAGCGCGCGCTGATCGCCGAACGCACCAAGGCGGGCATGAAGGCGGCCAAAGCGCGCGGCCGGCTGGCCGGCAATCCCGGGCTTCGCGAACGCCGCCCCGAAGCCGTCCGGGCGATATCCGCGGCACGCCAGCGCGCCTACATCGACGATCTCATCACCTCGGCGCAAACCTGGCTTCCGACCGTGCGCCGCTTGCGGCCTCAACACAGCTGGGACGACGTGGTGCGGGTGTTGAACCGAAAAGGGCACGACTGGACGATCGAGCGGCTGCGGCGCGCGGTGCATCGGCTGGTGCGCGAGCGCATCGCCGAGCCCGCGCTGATCAAACGCGCCCCGCGCCGGCCGCCGGAGGACCGGTTGATGACCCTCGTCGCCGGTATCGCGATCGCCGACCCGGACCTTACCCTGCTCGAGATCGGCGCCCAGCTGGAACGGATGCACGAACGCACGCCGCGTGGCGGGCGCCAATGGCAACCCTCCTCGGTCAAGGCGCTGCTGGACCGGGCGCGTCGGCTCGGGCTCGTGGTGCCCGATCCAGCGCGTCGGTCATGA
- a CDS encoding TniQ family protein, whose translation MTPIRVLPLAPRPFDDELFSSWQVRVACRYGCTLHDIESWLGPDVAFGGRAGLTGRDFDPGHAMILLWARACRMDTARLARMALRQQGRTEGWYVHDRWHQGVCPACLDEDGAAGRDHYLRGVWSRVEAIVCFRHLIPLQDTCRHCFARTGFRFDCREGRGRLVCGICSAPVSFGRAGMAVSGRQSFLLELAETVALAVDKEPQGAMAGNIMRAARLLWSPSQPDGKPFIAWMGKPRPSAQDMPVDCTEPLATAGLSGRMLTLFGIARLLDLADARSRIGPPPVFLAEKFAQDDLAPSAARRVVRRPQNVERPVVTYKPRSDAEYRALADEILASAEWKAMQGADRAVREHALARLMTDALDRAPRARADAPGPAAP comes from the coding sequence GTGACACCGATCCGCGTGCTGCCCCTCGCGCCGCGGCCATTCGACGATGAGTTGTTCTCCTCCTGGCAGGTGCGGGTGGCCTGCCGCTACGGATGCACGTTGCACGACATAGAAAGCTGGCTCGGCCCGGACGTCGCTTTCGGCGGGCGAGCCGGTTTGACAGGGCGGGACTTCGATCCCGGCCACGCAATGATCTTGCTGTGGGCCCGCGCCTGCCGAATGGATACGGCCCGACTTGCCCGGATGGCTCTACGGCAGCAGGGGCGCACCGAAGGCTGGTACGTCCACGATCGCTGGCACCAGGGCGTCTGTCCCGCCTGCCTCGACGAGGACGGTGCTGCCGGCCGGGATCACTATCTTCGCGGCGTGTGGTCTCGGGTCGAAGCAATTGTCTGTTTTCGGCATCTGATCCCGCTGCAGGACACGTGTCGGCATTGCTTTGCCCGCACGGGATTCCGCTTCGATTGCCGAGAGGGGAGGGGGCGTCTGGTCTGCGGAATCTGTTCGGCTCCCGTGTCTTTCGGGCGTGCTGGCATGGCCGTTTCGGGGCGACAAAGCTTCCTGCTTGAACTCGCCGAGACCGTGGCGTTGGCCGTCGACAAGGAGCCACAGGGCGCGATGGCCGGCAACATCATGCGCGCCGCGCGGCTGTTGTGGTCGCCGTCGCAGCCGGACGGGAAGCCATTCATCGCATGGATGGGAAAGCCGCGCCCGAGCGCCCAAGACATGCCGGTCGATTGCACCGAGCCGCTCGCCACCGCTGGATTGTCAGGCCGCATGCTGACCCTGTTCGGGATCGCCCGGCTGCTGGACTTGGCCGATGCCAGAAGCCGCATCGGGCCGCCGCCCGTCTTTCTGGCGGAAAAATTCGCGCAAGACGATCTGGCGCCCTCTGCCGCGCGCCGGGTCGTGCGTCGGCCGCAGAATGTCGAGCGCCCCGTCGTGACGTACAAGCCGCGCTCGGACGCCGAATATCGCGCATTGGCCGACGAGATCCTCGCCAGCGCTGAATGGAAGGCCATGCAGGGCGCTGACCGGGCTGTGCGAGAGCACGCGCTGGCGCGCCTCATGACCGACGCGCTGGATCGGGCACCACGAGCCCGAGCCGACGCGCCCGGTCCAGCAGCGCCTTGA
- a CDS encoding TniB family NTP-binding protein produces MVLSDYPHLLPTYRPHAALGDAERIAWIRADRWLETAQAHAALARLEDLLSYPARDRMPCLLLYGDTGMGKTKIIRKFLRDHPASFDRGTGITSMPVVAMQMPAEPLERDVYGELLSALGAPGPMTDSTYRLKEVCRSLLRSMSVRMLIIDEIHAMLAGSFRQQRIFLNVIRFLANDLKVPLICAGTNLARQALLTDPQLAERFEAFHLDRWADNSQLSQLLSSLGGILPLRRASELGTAAVRRKVLGLTDGVTVRIFRLMETVAVEAIRSGSECITVDSFDGDDLVLPLVTMTRHMEKGLHPRASR; encoded by the coding sequence ATGGTCTTGAGCGACTATCCGCATCTGCTGCCGACCTATCGGCCGCATGCCGCGCTTGGCGACGCCGAACGGATTGCCTGGATCCGGGCGGACCGCTGGCTGGAGACCGCCCAGGCGCACGCAGCACTGGCTAGGCTGGAGGACTTGCTGTCCTATCCCGCGCGCGACCGCATGCCCTGCCTGCTGCTTTATGGCGACACCGGCATGGGCAAGACCAAGATCATCCGCAAATTCCTGCGCGATCATCCGGCCAGTTTCGACCGCGGGACAGGCATCACCAGCATGCCCGTCGTGGCCATGCAGATGCCGGCCGAACCGCTGGAGAGGGATGTCTATGGCGAACTTCTCAGCGCGCTCGGCGCGCCGGGGCCAATGACGGACTCCACTTATCGCCTGAAGGAGGTCTGCCGGAGCCTGTTGCGCAGCATGTCCGTGCGCATGCTGATCATCGACGAGATCCACGCCATGCTTGCTGGCAGCTTCCGCCAGCAGCGCATTTTTCTCAACGTCATCCGTTTTCTCGCTAACGACCTGAAGGTCCCCCTGATCTGCGCCGGGACTAATCTGGCCCGGCAGGCGCTGCTGACCGATCCTCAGCTTGCCGAGCGTTTCGAAGCCTTCCACCTCGACCGCTGGGCCGATAATTCCCAGCTCTCCCAGCTTCTGTCGAGCCTGGGCGGGATCTTGCCGCTGCGCCGTGCGTCGGAATTGGGGACGGCTGCCGTCCGCCGAAAGGTGCTCGGTCTGACCGACGGCGTGACGGTGAGGATCTTTCGTCTGATGGAGACAGTGGCGGTCGAGGCGATCCGCAGTGGCAGCGAGTGCATCACCGTCGACAGTTTCGACGGGGACGATCTCGTCCTGCCACTTGTGACGATGACGCGCCACATGGAAAAGGGGCTCCATCCCCGTGCGAGCCGGTGA
- a CDS encoding Mu transposase C-terminal domain-containing protein, producing the protein MAGKRDKFVVGDDCWRQAVERETVIRPLVAKGPLSPADVGVACRQLGLGRARLYQLVRRYRHTPVTSSLLSVSPGPEKGRRLLTEEMEELIETAMRDTYRRRERPTVSALHDRVCELCHRRGLIPPSWNAVRTRVDQADLRALVRDREGARAARERFDPVVQEYRADHALHIVQIDHTLVDLFIVDAVHRRPLQRPWLTLAIDIASRMVAGFYLTLENPSAASVALCVQHMVMPKEPWLEARNIQAAWPVFGLPDMIHVDNGKEFHGRALARGTAEHGIALEYRPVLRPHYGGHIERLIGTMMGAVHLLPGTTSSNVAARGSYDPQKHAAMTLDELEEWLALQIVGRYHAEIHSSLQLPPVSAWDDAVASRRHSLRLPHDRERFLQDFLPFEERSIRRDGVHLFGLRYWDDVLSPWAGRSARRMRVRFDPRDLSCVFVEGPDGTNWPVRFADLRRPRITLGEHRMARAELKERGVKAVDEQLIFDTVERQRQLVDAAGHKTRSARRHVERRDRSLMATGDKNFAVPDIAHDEECDTDLPSLAVEEWS; encoded by the coding sequence ATGGCGGGCAAGCGCGACAAGTTCGTGGTCGGCGACGATTGCTGGCGGCAAGCGGTGGAGCGGGAGACCGTCATCCGGCCGCTCGTCGCAAAAGGCCCGCTGTCGCCCGCGGATGTCGGGGTTGCGTGCCGGCAGCTTGGCCTTGGCCGGGCGCGCCTTTACCAGCTGGTTCGCCGCTATCGCCACACTCCAGTGACGAGTTCGCTGCTCAGCGTCAGCCCTGGTCCCGAGAAGGGAAGACGGCTGCTGACGGAGGAAATGGAGGAACTCATCGAGACGGCGATGCGCGACACGTACCGCCGGCGAGAACGACCCACGGTGAGCGCGCTTCATGATCGGGTGTGCGAGTTGTGCCATAGGCGTGGCCTGATACCACCATCATGGAACGCCGTCCGGACCCGCGTCGATCAGGCGGACCTGCGGGCGCTGGTGCGCGACAGAGAAGGAGCCCGGGCGGCGCGTGAGCGTTTTGACCCCGTGGTGCAGGAATATCGCGCCGATCACGCGCTTCACATCGTCCAGATCGACCATACATTGGTCGATCTGTTTATCGTTGATGCCGTGCATCGTCGGCCCCTTCAGCGACCCTGGCTGACGCTGGCTATCGACATCGCAAGCCGGATGGTGGCGGGGTTCTACCTCACGTTGGAAAATCCGTCGGCGGCGTCTGTCGCGCTCTGCGTCCAGCATATGGTGATGCCGAAGGAGCCTTGGCTCGAGGCTCGGAATATTCAGGCGGCGTGGCCGGTTTTCGGGCTGCCTGACATGATCCACGTCGACAACGGCAAGGAATTCCATGGAAGGGCGCTGGCCCGAGGGACGGCAGAACACGGCATCGCCCTTGAGTACCGGCCGGTCCTGCGTCCGCACTATGGAGGCCATATCGAGCGGCTGATCGGCACGATGATGGGTGCGGTCCACCTGCTTCCCGGCACGACGTCCAGCAACGTCGCCGCGCGCGGCTCCTACGATCCGCAAAAACATGCCGCAATGACGCTCGACGAACTGGAAGAATGGCTCGCGCTTCAGATCGTCGGTCGCTACCATGCAGAGATCCACAGCAGCTTGCAGTTGCCGCCCGTCAGCGCGTGGGACGACGCTGTTGCGTCACGTCGGCACTCCCTGCGACTGCCCCATGACCGCGAGCGCTTTCTCCAGGATTTCCTGCCCTTCGAGGAGCGCAGCATCCGACGCGACGGCGTGCATCTGTTCGGACTTCGCTACTGGGACGATGTTTTGAGTCCATGGGCAGGCCGGTCTGCTCGTCGAATGCGCGTCAGATTCGATCCGCGCGACCTGTCATGCGTTTTTGTGGAAGGCCCCGACGGCACGAATTGGCCGGTCCGGTTTGCCGACCTCAGGCGCCCGCGCATTACGCTCGGCGAACACCGCATGGCCCGCGCGGAATTGAAAGAGCGCGGCGTCAAGGCCGTGGACGAGCAGCTGATCTTCGACACCGTCGAACGGCAGCGGCAACTCGTCGACGCAGCCGGGCATAAGACCAGGAGCGCGCGCCGGCATGTCGAGCGTCGGGATCGATCGTTGATGGCGACGGGGGACAAAAACTTTGCCGTGCCGGACATCGCCCACGACGAAGAATGCGACACCGATTTGCCGTCGTTGGCCGTGGAGGAATGGTCTTGA
- a CDS encoding site-specific integrase yields the protein MGRTPEEPAEAPSPLPVVSTPRLPAHLDALAGRARDYVEAASSANTRRAYASDWKHFSSWCRRQGFSLMPADPQAVGLYITALASGTATGTATGEKKSVSTIERRLSALTWNYAQRGQPLDRKDRHIATVMAGIRNTHAAPPRQKEAVLPEDLIAMLETLERGSLRGLRDRAMLLLGFAGGLRRSEVVGLDCGRDQTEDSSGWIEFLDKGLLLRLRGKTGWREVEIGRGSSDATCPLVALETWLKFARIAHGPLFRRVTGQGKSVGANRLNDQEVARLVKRTALAAGVRGDLPEGERGLMFAGHSLRAGLASSAEVDERFVQKQLGHSSAEMTRKYQRRRDRFRVNLTKASGL from the coding sequence ATGGGCCGCACGCCGGAAGAGCCGGCCGAAGCCCCCTCCCCTCTTCCGGTCGTCTCGACCCCGCGCCTGCCGGCACACCTCGACGCGCTGGCCGGCCGCGCGCGCGATTACGTCGAGGCGGCGAGCTCCGCCAATACGCGCCGTGCCTACGCGTCCGATTGGAAACATTTTTCCTCCTGGTGCCGCCGCCAGGGTTTTTCGCTCATGCCGGCCGATCCACAGGCTGTGGGGCTGTACATCACCGCGCTCGCATCCGGCACGGCCACAGGCACAGCGACCGGAGAGAAGAAATCGGTGTCGACGATCGAGCGCCGGCTGTCGGCGCTAACGTGGAACTATGCCCAGCGCGGCCAGCCGCTCGACAGGAAGGACCGCCATATCGCCACCGTCATGGCCGGCATCCGCAACACCCACGCCGCCCCGCCCCGGCAGAAGGAGGCGGTGTTGCCGGAAGATCTGATCGCGATGCTGGAAACGCTCGAACGCGGCAGCCTGCGCGGGCTACGCGACCGCGCCATGCTGCTGCTCGGCTTCGCCGGCGGCCTGCGCCGGTCCGAAGTCGTCGGTCTCGACTGCGGGCGCGACCAGACCGAGGATTCTTCCGGCTGGATCGAATTCCTCGACAAGGGCCTGCTGTTGCGGTTGCGCGGCAAGACCGGCTGGCGCGAGGTCGAGATCGGCCGCGGCTCGTCGGATGCCACCTGCCCGCTCGTGGCGCTGGAGACCTGGCTGAAATTTGCCCGCATCGCGCATGGCCCGCTGTTCCGGCGCGTCACGGGGCAAGGCAAATCTGTTGGTGCCAACCGGCTGAACGACCAGGAGGTCGCCCGCCTCGTCAAGCGCACCGCCTTGGCGGCTGGTGTGCGCGGAGATCTGCCCGAAGGCGAACGCGGGCTGATGTTCGCCGGCCATTCGCTCCGCGCTGGCCTGGCCTCCTCGGCCGAAGTCGACGAGCGTTTCGTGCAGAAGCAACTGGGACACTCGAGCGCCGAGATGACCCGCAAGTATCAGCGGCGGCGCGATCGGTTCCGCGTCAACCTCACCAAGGCGTCGGGGCTGTAG
- a CDS encoding nucleotidyl transferase AbiEii/AbiGii toxin family protein has product MAERRSRRPSEWRRLFRIALDLIDQLHANAGGYDFEWSFGGGTAMMVQIGHRESHDIDIFLDDPQLLGFIDPSRSRLHVETMPADYLGDGLRFQKFAFENVGEIDFIVAGPLTRTPFEIREVEGRTVRLETIPEIIAKKVYYRGSEATPRDIFDIAAAARTHLQAVIDALRAFPEEVSGTRKRLERLNPEFVTRAIAQLMIMSDYEASAADSLDSALAVLDEVLSSLQKT; this is encoded by the coding sequence ATGGCCGAACGCAGGAGCCGACGCCCGTCCGAATGGCGGCGGCTTTTTCGCATTGCGCTCGACCTGATCGACCAGCTCCACGCAAATGCCGGCGGCTACGACTTCGAATGGTCGTTTGGTGGCGGCACGGCCATGATGGTCCAGATCGGACATCGGGAGAGCCATGATATCGATATTTTTCTCGACGACCCGCAATTGCTTGGGTTTATCGACCCGTCCAGAAGCCGATTGCATGTCGAAACGATGCCGGCCGACTATCTGGGTGACGGGCTTCGGTTTCAGAAATTCGCCTTCGAGAACGTCGGTGAGATCGACTTCATCGTAGCCGGACCGTTGACGCGGACGCCCTTCGAGATACGCGAGGTGGAAGGCCGTACGGTCCGGCTCGAGACCATTCCCGAGATTATCGCCAAGAAGGTTTATTACAGAGGCTCGGAAGCCACGCCGCGCGACATCTTCGACATCGCCGCCGCTGCGCGGACGCACCTGCAGGCCGTTATCGATGCCCTCCGTGCATTCCCGGAAGAGGTTTCCGGGACAAGGAAGCGGCTGGAGAGGCTGAATCCGGAGTTTGTGACGCGTGCCATCGCGCAGCTGATGATCATGTCTGACTACGAAGCGTCGGCCGCCGACAGCCTGGATAGCGCGCTCGCTGTGTTGGATGAGGTGCTGTCGTCGCTGCAAAAAACCTGA